Below is a genomic region from Candidatus Schneideria nysicola.
GAGTACTACCATTATTAGCAAATTTTTCTAAAAGCATAATAGTTACTAATAGAACATTAATACATGCTGAGAAATTAATTAAATTTTATCAAGAAAGAGGAATAAGTAATATTTATACTGTTTCTCTCAATGAAGTTCATTTGGTAAATAATATTGATTTGATTATCAATGCTACCTCTTGTGGAATTTACGGAAAGATACCAACATTACCCGATTATTTAATTAATAAATCGGTTCGTTGTTATGATATGTTTTATAATACAATATCAGATGTATACAGTGATACACCTTTCTTATCTTGGTGTCGTCAAAGAGGTGCAATATATTGTGCAGATGGATTAGGTATGCTAGTTGCACAAGCAGCATATGCATTTTTACTTTGGCATGGAATCTTACCTCCAATTGATAAATTACTTAATCAATTAAGAACAAAGAAATAATTCTCTTACATGACTAAATCCATAATGTTTTAGTATAGGTAATATACTAATAACCTTATCCGTTAGTGATATACAATATGCAATATTTTTTTGTTTATCTTCTCCATCTTTTTTTTCCGAACAATCAAAATATTTTTCTATGAAAAGGTAAACCTTTT
It encodes:
- the aroE gene encoding shikimate dehydrogenase, producing MDDFAVFGNPIEHSKSPVIHAFFAKELKISHSYCRILAPLNNFEDTIKNFFNQGGLGANITVPFKERAFDICHQFTDSALLTRVVNTIKKQKDGYLLGENTDGIGLINDLQRLDFLHKNSKILLIGAGGAAKGVLPLLANFSKSIIVTNRTLIHAEKLIKFYQERGISNIYTVSLNEVHLVNNIDLIINATSCGIYGKIPTLPDYLINKSVRCYDMFYNTISDVYSDTPFLSWCRQRGAIYCADGLGMLVAQAAYAFLLWHGILPPIDKLLNQLRTKK